TTGTCCCCAATGCTACCAGAAGCAGCACAGGCCAGTTCGTACGTCTACTAGTTTTCATCAGTTATCCATCTCCCTTCTCTGGAGGAATCGAAGCTGTAAGATGGAAATGATCGCAATCACAATAAAGTAAATAACAGAGTTAGCCGACTGATAAGCGAATTCTCCACCTCTAAAGCCCCCGGTGTATATCAGGTGGGATATCGACTGCGTGGCCCGTCCCGGCCCACCATTCGTCAAAGCCACGATCTGATCGAACACCATCAGGGAATTTTTCATCGCCAATACCATATTGATCGTAAAAAACGGTGCAATTAATGGAAAGGTAATGCTCCAGAATTCGCGCCATTTACCCGCACCGTCCAAATTGGACGCCTCATACAGACTTGTCGGAATGGTTTGCAGCCCAGCCAGATAGAGAATCGTATTAAAGGCAATCCCCTGCCATACGGCTACGATGACCACTCCTACCCAAGCCAACTGCTCACTGCCTAAGATGTTTGTCGATAATGAACTGATGCCTAAGTTCTGTCCCCAGATCGTAAATACATTCGAGAACAGGTAATTGAATATGTAACCTACGATCAACACGCTCAAAATATTAGGTAAGAAATAAATCCCGCGAAAGAAATTACGGAAACGTATTTTAGCGTTCAGCCCCATGGCAATCAGCAAGCTGAGAATATTAATCGCAATGGTAACCACAATCGCAAATTTGAAAGTAAACCAGTAAGCATTGCCCACATTGTCGTCTTGAAACAAATTAATATAGTTCTTAAACCCGACAAAGTGGTACTGATGACCAAAGCCGTTCCAGTTCGTGAGTGAATAATAAAATCCCTGCAAAGCAGGCAGGGTCAAAAATACAAAAAACAATAGCACCGCCGGCACCGTCATCCAGTAAAAAGTCGTTAGTCGCTTATTCATGTCTCCTCCTCCTCTCTTATCGGCGGTTAGCTACCTTATTCCACTCCCGGTCGAGCTTGGCTAGATAGGCATCGATGTCTCCGTTTTGCAGGAAAGCCTGCACAATAGAATTCAATTGGACCGCTTTGGGAATATAATGATCGGCAAAATCAATGACACGGCCTGATTTAAAATACGGCAGCAGCTCTGCCACACTCGGATCATCCTGCGTGACTCCCTTCACCGCTGAAAACAACGTTTGTTCCGTAATGTATTGCTTGCTGTTCTCCGGTTTTAATAAGAAGGCAAGGAACTCCTCCGCCTCCTTTTTATGCGGCGTGCCTTCCGAAACGGCCAATAGCGTATCTATACCAGACACCAGCTTGACCGCCTTTGCGTCATTCCCTGTGGGTAACGGGAAAAATCCGAGTTCCACTTTCGGGTTAGCTTTGCGAATTTCAGATATAGCCCACGAGCCCTGAATGTACATCAGTCCCTGTCCGTTAGCGAAAGCACGATTACCGTCAGCATAGTTTTTGCCAAAATTATCACTATGTCCGTATTTCAGTAGCTCCAGCTGCTTTTCCGCAATCTCGCGGTACTTGCCCTGAAAGGTGACCTGATTTTCACGCCGTTGCAGAAAAAAATCAATGCCCACCAGATTCGGGCCCAGCGCATTAAAGGGGAGGTTCGTTTGCCAATCATCTTTATATGTAAAATAGAAAGGAATTTTGCCAGCAGCCTTGATCTTTTGCGCTGTTGCAATCAGCTCATCCCACGTTTTGGGCACCTGTAATCCCATTTCTTTAAAAAGCGTTTTGTTATACATCACACCATTCGCATTCGCAGCATAAGGAATTCCATACACAGGATCGACCCCGGTCACATCCTTAAGCATCTTGAGGTAAATCGGATCAATCGTACGTGGCAATTCTGTATTCGCCAGATCCGTAAAAATACCGCTTTGTGCCAAAATGGAGTAGGTATCGGTGGCCCCAAGCCCCACAATGTCAGGTACATCGTTTTTGACAACCCGTGTCAATAACACGGTCTCTGCCTCTGGCGGGTTGACCTGTGTCACTTCAATACCGGGATGTTCCTGATTGAATTGAGAGATTAGCTTATCGAATGAACCCTTGGCCTCCGGCTTGTTTTGAAAGAATTCAATTTTCACCTTACCTGAATCATCGCCCTTGTTGCATGCGCTCACAAAAACAGCCAACAAAAGGATCGCCGCCAGTGTAGACAGCTTTTTGGCCCAACTCCACATGCTCATACCTCCTTTTCCCCTATGTCAATCTATGCAGGACTAAACAATTAATACCCGTCCCTTATGGAAAAGAAACGATACACCGTGTTTGGCGGTTATATAGTAAAAGGGTACTCATCTTCGCTCTTGTTTTTCTGTTTTGTTCAGGTATTGGGTTATTGAATGGGAGTACAACATATACTGCCTTGGGATTCCATGTAAGCGGAACCAGCTTGAAGGATGCTAATGAAAATACCTTGAGTCTCAGGAGGAATTAGTATGTTAAAAAAGATCCAACCGGCCTTCAAACGGTCGATTGGATCTTTTCTTACTTTTATTATGTTCAGGTTAGGGAATAACATGACATATCTTAGCGAATTAGAAGAGCAGCGTCCCAATCCGGATTTTCATTTCCTATCAATGAAGCCAACACCAAGGCAACTCCAGCACTTCCATTCAGAAAGCCAGCCTCATCTACTTCTGCTAGTCTCCCATCCAATAGGCTATGATCATAAAAGCCAAACGCCGAATTAGTATCGAACATATCCAGCACTTCTTCTAGTAGCCTGTCTCGCATCATACCTAACTGCTCATGGCCCGTATCTGAATACATACGCTGGATCAGATGCAACAATCCCCCAATACCATGACACAATGTCGCAGAAGATAGTCCTCCTTTACGATAGAGCCTTTTTTCTATATCCAAGTATGCACGTAGTCCCGTTTCGATCCAATCTTTATTTTGAAGAGCTTGTCCCGCCAGCCAGATCGAACGTGCAATGCCTGGTACGCCATAACACCAGGAATCACGATAATACTGCGTGCTTTCAGGCTGCAGACGGTTATCCACCCATTCCTCAAGGGAAACACGCCCAGGCCAAATCACGCCCTCAGTATCCTGAACACGCCAATGATGTATAAATGGTGACAGTCTGTTGATATCGCCCACTAAAGGGAGGGAGTCGGCTCCATTAAGAGCAGACAGGCTCAGAAAAGCTAATGGACCCGCGATACCATGCGAAAGCCCTAAATTAAAATTTCCCTGCGGATATTGTTTCTTTTCATTCTCTTGAAATTGATTCTCCGTGGTAATATACCATCCAGGTACAGGATGTCCATTCCAAGTACGGTCGCTGCACATTATCTGAAACAATTCAATCGTCTGGTTCCATATGGTATGCATAGTCGGGCGGTCAGAAAATAACATGGCGATGCGTCCGATCCCTGTAAAGCCTGATATGGCGTCATACTGGCTCATTTGTAATTGTCCTCTTCCCCATTCCTCCCGACATAGGGCCAAGCTATGTAAAGCAGCCTCTTCGAACCAGGAGGCAAGGGAATCAAGCATTCCTTGATAACGTGTGCCCTTCCTGGATAAAGAGTAAATAGCCAGCAAAATACCTGATAATCCACTATACAGGGATAAGTCATGGACACCCTTTTGCTCCACGATCATACGAATTCGCTCTAAATATTGGTGTCCTACAATATCCCAACCATCCTCAGGGTATAGTCGATCCAACTGACCCATTAACAAACAGATGCCCGTGAACCCACTTCCCAAACTTCCATCTGACCAACGGTCCATCTTCATCCCATCAGCCTCTATCGGGGGCGTTTTTTTCATATACATACGCACTTGATCGGGGTCTTTGTAACGATTGGAAATCTCTTGTAAGATTACAGTTACTTTATCCTTCATATCCAAATTAATGGGTATCCATTTATCACAAATATATGAAGTCGTCGTCATCCTAGCACCCTCCCTCCGCTTTCAATTAAGGAAGCTTCTTCATCGAATGAGCTGGCCTGAATGTTGTACATCTCTGCGTATAGCCCATTGAGTAACATCAGCTCCTTATGTGTTCCCTGCTCCACAATTAAACCATTGTCCATTACCACAATTTTATGTGCCAGACGTGCTGATGAAATCCGATGAGTAATAAAAATACCAATGCTATCCTTCATCAACTCCAAAAATAATACCAACAAATCCTGTTCTGCCACAGGATCTAAGAAGGAACTTGGCTCATCCAAAATATACACATCTGCTTTACGCAGGAAAGCCCGTGCGATTGCTATTCGCTGCCATTGGCCTCCTGAGAGTTGGTAGCCATCCTCAAACCATTTACCAAGCTGTGTGTCCAAACCTTGTGGAAGTTTGGCTATAATATGGTCTATAGCTGCGCACTGGGCTGCATGGATGAGCTCCTCATCCTGCTCCATACGCCCTAATGATCCAAACCCAATGTTATGACGTGCTGACATTTCATAATGCATGAAATCTTGAAACACGGCTCCAATTTTGTCTTGAACCTGCTGCAGATCATAATCCTGAACGGGACGGTCGTTAATTTTAATGACGCCACTATAATCAGAATAAAGCTGCATCAGGATTTTCATAAGCGTCGATTTTCCTGATCCATTTTTCCCTACAATGGCTATCGTTTGTCCTTTAGTCATTGTTAAATGCATGTCCTGAATAGAAGCCTTCGATTGACCCGGGTACGTAAAGGAAACCCCTTCAATTGAAATTTGTTCAATACAAAATCCGGTGCTGCTCTTTGGGTGATCCAGAAGTGCCTGTTCCTTTTGACGCCGAATGGGGTCCGATGTAGGCAACTGTAGAAATACAAATAACTGCTCCATATACAAATTATTTTGTGAAAATTGAACAATACCTTGGATTAGTGCCTGCATTTGACTTTGGGTTAGCATAATCGCTTGAATATAGCCATATAAGTTCCCTATTAATATTTTTTTCACAAAGGTTTCCTGGATTGCCATCCACACTATCCATAACAGAACAGAAAGTTCAAGCAAACTGTACAGGAAAGTAATTCTAACTCTTTTGCCCAATATACGCCTGTCTTCTACAAAAAATCTTTGCAGTAAATTCTCATATCTTTTTAGTAAATAAGGACCCAAATTAAAAATCTTCACTTCTTTGACCGCACGATCATTTGTAAGCAAATAGGTCATATACCATGACTGTCGATATAACGGGGTACGATTCATATAGATTTCAAACTGTTCTTTGTTTAACTTAAAAATCGAGTAAACCGACACCAGTGAAATCACAAATAGAATAACCACAACCCACCATTTCCATAAGAAAAGTAAAACTGCCGAAGACAGCATGGTAACTAGACTAGATAAAATACCAGCCATTTGTGTATATAATTGGTAAGGTCGATAGGAAGCTTCTTGGGAAGCCCGCTTTAGCTGGTCGTTGATTTGAGAATTTTCATAATCCGCCAGTCCCAAGTAGCCTGATTTTTCTCCAATCATGATATTTAATGACTTGGACAGCACAGATTCAAGGACGCCCTCTACATAACTCTGACTCATCGTAACTAGACTTTTTAAAACGTGAATAAATATAAAGAGACCAAATTGTAGCATAATTATAGAGATATCATGAGGACTAGAAGAAACAATACTATTAAGTAAATTTTGCATGATAACCAAAGTAAGTACGGGCATCACACCTTGAATGATATGCAAAAAAATGCTAGAAAGCATATAGACCTTATTCATGTTAAATACTAAGGCAAAAAGCTTAAGCCCTTGACGTACAGACTTCCATATGGAAGAAGTCCTCCGATCTGTACTTTTTTGTACGCTACTCATTAGCGATTCCCCCGATATTGAACCAGGCTGTTCATAGCATGTCTGGCCATGATCATTATTTTGCGCTCCCGATCCCTGTCAATTCCAATTAATCGGTTCAAATGCATATGGATCACACTGTATATAATATCCTCTCTTGTATTGGTAGCTCCCCCCTCCCGTTCCTGCTCATGGAGTATATAATTATATTGCTCTACTGCTTCTTTTCTTGCATAAAAAATATTTTCTATGGATTCGCGACTGGATGCAGTCGAAGCTGTCATTTCCTGATCTGATGCCATCCATTGTAAAAAGAACTTCCGTTCCTTGCGAAAGTCTTTCAAATAGTCTTTGAGATCAAATTGACGATTTAAGAATTGAAACGCATCTTCCTTATAGTAACCAAACTGGTAGAGAAGATTGATCACGCTTAAAATAGCTATAACGTCCTTCTGTAAAGAAGTCTGGTTGAATCTAATGAGACGTACCAATTTGGCTGTCACTTCACTGTCACAAGAAAACATTCGTTCTGCCCACATCATGAGCTTCTTTCCACCGTAACGCTCTACTTCTGGCTCATAGGTATCGATCACAACTCTGGATATCATGCCTTCATTTAAAAGCATCTCTGTCCATTGATGAAACACGGGAAGAAACAAGTTTCCCTCCAGAAACTCCGGTAGCTTAAACCGGACACGAATATGTTTATCTGGATCAGCGTATCGGATAAAGTACCCCTGAAGGATGTTACCGTCCTCTTGATGCTTCCGCACAAATTCATCCCAATAACCACCAATAAACTCATCTTGGCGACTGTTCATACCATATAATTTGGCATAGAACCAAGGACCACCAGGAAGATAGGTACAGGTTGCCTCTGAGGAAAGACAACTTGTATCCTCATGCCTTCTATCTAGTGTCGCAGCAACTTCCTCCTCAAAATGGTTCGTTGCTACAGCCTGTTTACGTATACATGGAAATACAAATTCAGCCGCCAAGCGTCCACTGTGACGAGAGACTGGCGTTTCTCCGACTTCACCTATGTGTTCGATTAAAGTAACTTTTCCTTTGGATTGAAGATCTCTACAAACCTGTTCAACATGCAAGGGATGATTCATATCCAACAGAATTCGATTATCTAATTCAATCATATATACATAACGTGGTAGATTCCATTCTTTTTGGAACTGACACACTAAATTCTCCAAATCAATCATATCCTTGGATAGGCTAGTTGCCGCATCCCATGTCATTCTCCATGTAGCCGGATTGAGAATGACATGCTTATATCTTAGACGTGGGGTAAAAGGGGCATGGGTGGCGAATCCCCACTCCATAGATGACCAATGGCGATAACCATCCTCACTGACCTCCAAAAGAAAACGATGTATGTTAGGAGTCAATTCAGCATTGAGCATATGTCCAGCCCTAGCAATGACCTCACGATTGCGACTTATCGACTTCAAATAAAAATGATCATTACGTACCCCAACAGCAAGGTCCGAAACATGTATCTGCTGTTCCTTTGGCAGGGTATGATTGGTTCCTATTGCGATTTCATAGGGGCGAGTATGCTTCGTTAATACTACATTTGCCGATCTTCCCGAACTGGGTAAATACGATATTCCGGCTAACAGCTTTTCAGGCTGTAACCGTTGCTCTTCCGATTGAATGCTGGAGAACATATCAGTAAAAGGCTCGTCAAACAAATCCAGAAATCTCCCGAACGTCTTTCCCGCCCCGTCTGACCCCTGATTAGGTGCCAGAAGTAAAATATACTCACCGCGATCTACAGCCTGCTGATCAGGGGCGACCAACTGAAAAAACAATTCCATAGAAGGTGCTGCCAACCATTTGCCTGATTTCTGCCCTTTTAACATTGCGTCTATCATGGCATCTGTAAGTACCACTTCATGTTTTCCTTCATGGATGCAAGATACGAACCATTGAAATAAAAGCTTCTCCTGATGTGATCTCGACTGGGACGGTGACATGTTTTGAAGCCGTGTTCGGTTACTCAATGGATGTTTGTAGCCTGCCGGAGCACCCATCCCTGTATCCTCATCAAGAAGCTCCAGCAAAGGGACCTCCCGATATGGACCATACTTCTCCAAAAATTCCACACAAAATTCATCCAAAGGTCTATTCTCTCGCGACGAAAGCTTAGTTAGTAATTCGGCAACACATTCAACATCCTTACGGATACATTGGGGAAGAACAACTCCTCGATCCTCCAGGGAAAGGTCGATTTGCAAGCTTGATTTTGCACTGAACATTTTGCCCATCTTTCGTCTTAAATGCTCCAACGAATCTTCCCCTTGGCCTATAGGGAGACGATTATATTTATTAATAGTATCCGCGATGTTATTAAAATTCTCTTTTAACTCATCAATACCCGTTACTAATTTCAAGACGGATCGTATATGGTCCAGCGGTTCGGTAGTAGTGGTAGGAGGAATAAGCTCAGATATCAAAAACTCTTGCTCAAATAGCTGCCATACATAACGGTCAATTGTCTCTATATCAGCTCTTTCAAATGTCTTATGTAGATGGTTGACCAGTTCCTGATAAGGTATGAGGGTCGAACTTGCTTCCATCACACAATCAAATACCTGAGTCGCACGAACGGACACACTCTGATCTTCTCCACCGACTATACTGCCGCATCTTGTCGTGTAGGGGATTTTAGCCCGGTTACCCTGACGATAAATTAATGTATTACGCTGAACCCGCAGCTGGCGGACAACCTCCTTACTGCTTGTGACCATTTCAACGGCTTTCATTAGCCATTCCATGTCCGGTCTTGCACGCTTTCGATACATATCTGGCTCTTGTAAAATGAGCTGAGACTGCTCTCCGAATTTCCCGTAAGTGACTCCAGATAACAATCCGAACGGCGTAGGTCGTGTAGCCATTCTAGTGATATAACGCATAAAGGATTTGATAACTTGTTCCTGTTTGCGCGGATTGTCCTGATCGCTGATATGTACTAAAGATTCAAGCAGAGTAGGGCTGGAGGCAGCTAACGCTTCACGAATAAATGGATTACGAGATAATTCCGTAAGACGATTTATTGCAACTCGTCTGATTCCTTCAGTCTCTCCGACATTGGTTAGAAAGCATTTTCCGAACTCTTCCATAGGTAGCACAGGAGTACGAAGCATAAAAAAATCCAGGGTTTTATAAAGATGCTCTTCCATTCCCATTAAACCTCCGTTCTAAGCCAAACGTTTAAATTGTTTTCTTTTGCCAACGAACAAAGCTAATAGTCGAACAAATCAATATAATCACGATTAGACACATCCAGAATCTGGTGGAACCATCCACTCTTAAAGCAAGCATAATTTGCTGGAAAGGATCTATTAACATCACAAGTGGCTTGTAAAATGGGTAGATAAACATAGATATAAATAAAATAGAAATAAACGAGAATAAAGGTCTGGATATGAACAAACACACTGCACTACTTAGCATGAGCTTTGCCAGGCAAACCAACGTTAATACCAAATAAAACACAAGTGTATATGACATAGCATCTAATGAGGTGGAAGCCTCTGCTGAGCCGTATTTAAAAAAGGTTAAGCTACGGGGAAAAATAGTCCAACCAGCCAGTATGCCTATGAGCAAGGCTGTACCCGTAAAAACGATCGTCGTGACCGATAATGCGAACAGTTTTCCAAGCCAAAATTGAAAGCGACGGTATGGACGCAGTACATATAAACGATACGCCCCGGAGTGAATATCCCCGCTTAACTGATCCACATACAAAATAGGCAACAATGCCAGGATCAGAAATAGGGAAATTTCACTCATCATAAGCCACGGCAAGTTCAGATTATTAACAGTGGCAATCCCTTCGCCAAAGCGGAATTTCATTGTTCCATTAATTTTAAGACTGACAATATTCGCAATAACCATCAATAGAAAAATTGTATATAATAAAAGAGTAGATCTTCGATTCCATATTCGTTCCATTTCACTTCGCCAAATTCCTAGCATAAGAAAAATCCTCCTAATACAAATAATCATCCTTGGTAAAACGACGATATGCTCCCCATGTAAAAAGGATTAGATATAAAATAACAACGGTGGCAATCGCCCCATTTGCAGACAGGTTTCCGGATAAGGATGTCTTCAATCCTCTATACTGCATATAAGGAATAAATAAAAAGACTATAAGATCATGTATGTAGGGAATATGAGAAAATAGAGATGCTAATTTAAGGTATAAGCCATCGAACAGCAAGGAGAACAGATTATAGGTCGTACAAATACCAATTGCATGGGTTACACTCTTGCTACACATGGCAATGTAGGAATACAGACAGCCAATAGCCATAAGTGAGACAAAAGCCTTTGCATAATATTGAAATACATACATTATAAGCTCTCCATATTGCCTTGTTTCGCCTTCAGAATAGGGAAATCGCCATACTCCGACACCCCAAAGAGACAGACCCAATATAAGTAAGAGTAATAGAACAGAGACCTGTAAAACCAATAGCTTGCTCCAGAAAATCTGTCCCCGAGTAAAACGCCGCATGAAGATTAGACGCAACTGTCCACCCCGGAATTGCTCCGTATATAGAGTCGCTACTAATGCAGCTACAGCAATATTGCATATTAAAAACAAATTTTCTTGCAGGCCTATAATGACAAAGACTTTGGACAACACTTCTACCGAAGTCTTGAGATACAAAAAATAGCTGGCTGTGGAATAAGCGAGTACAGGGGTACATAAAATCAGAAGCCAGAACCATTTTCTGCTATACAATCTCTCGAACTCACTGTAAATGAGTGTCTTCATAATCCCATTAGCTCCATAAAAGCATCCTCTAGCCGTTGACCTTCCTCAACCAATTGATCTGCGGGTCC
The Paenibacillus peoriae DNA segment above includes these coding regions:
- a CDS encoding lantibiotic dehydratase, which produces MEEHLYKTLDFFMLRTPVLPMEEFGKCFLTNVGETEGIRRVAINRLTELSRNPFIREALAASSPTLLESLVHISDQDNPRKQEQVIKSFMRYITRMATRPTPFGLLSGVTYGKFGEQSQLILQEPDMYRKRARPDMEWLMKAVEMVTSSKEVVRQLRVQRNTLIYRQGNRAKIPYTTRCGSIVGGEDQSVSVRATQVFDCVMEASSTLIPYQELVNHLHKTFERADIETIDRYVWQLFEQEFLISELIPPTTTTEPLDHIRSVLKLVTGIDELKENFNNIADTINKYNRLPIGQGEDSLEHLRRKMGKMFSAKSSLQIDLSLEDRGVVLPQCIRKDVECVAELLTKLSSRENRPLDEFCVEFLEKYGPYREVPLLELLDEDTGMGAPAGYKHPLSNRTRLQNMSPSQSRSHQEKLLFQWFVSCIHEGKHEVVLTDAMIDAMLKGQKSGKWLAAPSMELFFQLVAPDQQAVDRGEYILLLAPNQGSDGAGKTFGRFLDLFDEPFTDMFSSIQSEEQRLQPEKLLAGISYLPSSGRSANVVLTKHTRPYEIAIGTNHTLPKEQQIHVSDLAVGVRNDHFYLKSISRNREVIARAGHMLNAELTPNIHRFLLEVSEDGYRHWSSMEWGFATHAPFTPRLRYKHVILNPATWRMTWDAATSLSKDMIDLENLVCQFQKEWNLPRYVYMIELDNRILLDMNHPLHVEQVCRDLQSKGKVTLIEHIGEVGETPVSRHSGRLAAEFVFPCIRKQAVATNHFEEEVAATLDRRHEDTSCLSSEATCTYLPGGPWFYAKLYGMNSRQDEFIGGYWDEFVRKHQEDGNILQGYFIRYADPDKHIRVRFKLPEFLEGNLFLPVFHQWTEMLLNEGMISRVVIDTYEPEVERYGGKKLMMWAERMFSCDSEVTAKLVRLIRFNQTSLQKDVIAILSVINLLYQFGYYKEDAFQFLNRQFDLKDYLKDFRKERKFFLQWMASDQEMTASTASSRESIENIFYARKEAVEQYNYILHEQEREGGATNTREDIIYSVIHMHLNRLIGIDRDRERKIMIMARHAMNSLVQYRGNR
- a CDS encoding ABC transporter ATP-binding protein, which encodes MSQSYVEGVLESVLSKSLNIMIGEKSGYLGLADYENSQINDQLKRASQEASYRPYQLYTQMAGILSSLVTMLSSAVLLFLWKWWVVVILFVISLVSVYSIFKLNKEQFEIYMNRTPLYRQSWYMTYLLTNDRAVKEVKIFNLGPYLLKRYENLLQRFFVEDRRILGKRVRITFLYSLLELSVLLWIVWMAIQETFVKKILIGNLYGYIQAIMLTQSQMQALIQGIVQFSQNNLYMEQLFVFLQLPTSDPIRRQKEQALLDHPKSSTGFCIEQISIEGVSFTYPGQSKASIQDMHLTMTKGQTIAIVGKNGSGKSTLMKILMQLYSDYSGVIKINDRPVQDYDLQQVQDKIGAVFQDFMHYEMSARHNIGFGSLGRMEQDEELIHAAQCAAIDHIIAKLPQGLDTQLGKWFEDGYQLSGGQWQRIAIARAFLRKADVYILDEPSSFLDPVAEQDLLVLFLELMKDSIGIFITHRISSARLAHKIVVMDNGLIVEQGTHKELMLLNGLYAEMYNIQASSFDEEASLIESGGRVLG
- a CDS encoding lanthionine synthetase C family protein, translating into MTTTSYICDKWIPINLDMKDKVTVILQEISNRYKDPDQVRMYMKKTPPIEADGMKMDRWSDGSLGSGFTGICLLMGQLDRLYPEDGWDIVGHQYLERIRMIVEQKGVHDLSLYSGLSGILLAIYSLSRKGTRYQGMLDSLASWFEEAALHSLALCREEWGRGQLQMSQYDAISGFTGIGRIAMLFSDRPTMHTIWNQTIELFQIMCSDRTWNGHPVPGWYITTENQFQENEKKQYPQGNFNLGLSHGIAGPLAFLSLSALNGADSLPLVGDINRLSPFIHHWRVQDTEGVIWPGRVSLEEWVDNRLQPESTQYYRDSWCYGVPGIARSIWLAGQALQNKDWIETGLRAYLDIEKRLYRKGGLSSATLCHGIGGLLHLIQRMYSDTGHEQLGMMRDRLLEEVLDMFDTNSAFGFYDHSLLDGRLAEVDEAGFLNGSAGVALVLASLIGNENPDWDAALLIR
- a CDS encoding ABC transporter permease, producing the protein MKTLIYSEFERLYSRKWFWLLILCTPVLAYSTASYFLYLKTSVEVLSKVFVIIGLQENLFLICNIAVAALVATLYTEQFRGGQLRLIFMRRFTRGQIFWSKLLVLQVSVLLLLLILGLSLWGVGVWRFPYSEGETRQYGELIMYVFQYYAKAFVSLMAIGCLYSYIAMCSKSVTHAIGICTTYNLFSLLFDGLYLKLASLFSHIPYIHDLIVFLFIPYMQYRGLKTSLSGNLSANGAIATVVILYLILFTWGAYRRFTKDDYLY
- a CDS encoding carbohydrate ABC transporter permease gives rise to the protein MNKRLTTFYWMTVPAVLLFFVFLTLPALQGFYYSLTNWNGFGHQYHFVGFKNYINLFQDDNVGNAYWFTFKFAIVVTIAINILSLLIAMGLNAKIRFRNFFRGIYFLPNILSVLIVGYIFNYLFSNVFTIWGQNLGISSLSTNILGSEQLAWVGVVIVAVWQGIAFNTILYLAGLQTIPTSLYEASNLDGAGKWREFWSITFPLIAPFFTINMVLAMKNSLMVFDQIVALTNGGPGRATQSISHLIYTGGFRGGEFAYQSANSVIYFIVIAIISILQLRFLQRREMDN
- a CDS encoding ABC transporter permease, coding for MLGIWRSEMERIWNRRSTLLLYTIFLLMVIANIVSLKINGTMKFRFGEGIATVNNLNLPWLMMSEISLFLILALLPILYVDQLSGDIHSGAYRLYVLRPYRRFQFWLGKLFALSVTTIVFTGTALLIGILAGWTIFPRSLTFFKYGSAEASTSLDAMSYTLVFYLVLTLVCLAKLMLSSAVCLFISRPLFSFISILFISMFIYPFYKPLVMLIDPFQQIMLALRVDGSTRFWMCLIVIILICSTISFVRWQKKTI
- a CDS encoding ABC transporter substrate-binding protein, with amino-acid sequence MWSWAKKLSTLAAILLLAVFVSACNKGDDSGKVKIEFFQNKPEAKGSFDKLISQFNQEHPGIEVTQVNPPEAETVLLTRVVKNDVPDIVGLGATDTYSILAQSGIFTDLANTELPRTIDPIYLKMLKDVTGVDPVYGIPYAANANGVMYNKTLFKEMGLQVPKTWDELIATAQKIKAAGKIPFYFTYKDDWQTNLPFNALGPNLVGIDFFLQRRENQVTFQGKYREIAEKQLELLKYGHSDNFGKNYADGNRAFANGQGLMYIQGSWAISEIRKANPKVELGFFPLPTGNDAKAVKLVSGIDTLLAVSEGTPHKKEAEEFLAFLLKPENSKQYITEQTLFSAVKGVTQDDPSVAELLPYFKSGRVIDFADHYIPKAVQLNSIVQAFLQNGDIDAYLAKLDREWNKVANRR